One part of the Longimicrobium sp. genome encodes these proteins:
- a CDS encoding DsbA family oxidoreductase, with product MVTIDLFADIACPWCYIGERRLRRVLDERGLEARVRWRPFELQRNLPPGGIRWEELVERKFGGWERARAMFAHVQRAGDEEGIRFDFERVASAPNTRDAHRLMLLAGEHGKTWEMAEALFSAYFTQGRDVGDRQVLAELAASVGLDAERVRQVLEGGDYIAEVQASLEVADRSGIGGVPLFVFDGRFGVSGAQPAEVLHAALDRAEGKAA from the coding sequence ATGGTGACGATCGACCTGTTCGCGGACATCGCCTGTCCGTGGTGCTACATCGGCGAGCGGCGGCTCAGGCGCGTGCTGGACGAGCGCGGGCTCGAGGCGCGGGTGCGCTGGCGGCCGTTCGAGCTGCAGAGGAACCTCCCGCCCGGCGGCATCCGCTGGGAGGAGCTGGTGGAGCGCAAGTTCGGCGGGTGGGAGCGCGCCCGCGCGATGTTCGCCCACGTGCAGCGCGCGGGCGACGAGGAAGGGATCCGCTTCGACTTCGAGCGCGTGGCCTCGGCCCCCAACACCCGCGACGCCCACCGGCTGATGCTGCTGGCCGGGGAGCACGGGAAGACCTGGGAGATGGCCGAGGCGCTCTTCTCCGCCTACTTCACGCAGGGCCGCGACGTCGGCGACCGCCAGGTGCTGGCGGAGCTGGCGGCGTCCGTGGGGCTCGACGCGGAGCGCGTGCGCCAGGTGCTGGAGGGCGGCGACTACATCGCCGAGGTGCAGGCGAGCCTGGAGGTGGCGGACCGCAGCGGGATCGGCGGGGTGCCGCTCTTCGTCTTCGACGGCCGCTTCGGCGTCTCCGGCGCCCAGCCCGCCGAGGTCCTCCACGCCGCGCTCGACCGGGCGGAGGGGAAAGCAGCGTAA
- a CDS encoding YggT family protein has protein sequence MAGWRVLLFMLQVLQILILVRVVLSWVAPHSRNPFVEFVRQVTDPILRPIQSILPSTGPFDFSALVALLIIWFLQNLIAGAMY, from the coding sequence GTGGCGGGCTGGCGGGTGCTGCTGTTCATGCTGCAGGTGCTGCAGATCCTGATCCTGGTGCGCGTGGTGCTCTCGTGGGTGGCGCCCCATTCGCGCAACCCGTTCGTGGAGTTCGTGCGCCAGGTGACCGACCCGATCCTGCGGCCGATCCAGTCGATCCTCCCCTCCACCGGCCCGTTCGACTTCTCGGCCCTGGTGGCGCTCCTCATCATCTGGTTCCTCCAGAACCTGATCGCCGGGGCGATGTACTGA